The genomic segment CTGCCATATTCATGGGGTCTTTCTCGATATTATTAATACATCTTAGGTAGCTCAACACGTTGAGCTGGATCAGAATCTGTGTAGGGGCTAGTTCCAGTCACATTGTCCCCCCGATTTTCTTTGGGTTTAGGCTGTCTTACATCGCCGTCACCGTACTTTGCATGGATTAAGTCCGCATGCGAAGGTGTGGCAACAGCCTCAGGAGCACGTATGGCAGCGATCTCCTTACGCAACACTGGTAATACCAACTCACCCAGCATGTCCAACTGTTTGTCAACCATTTCAGCAGGTAAACCTCCATGGTCAACAAGGAATATCTGGCGTGCATAGTCTCCATACACCTCATGTTGCGCTAATACGCGGTCGATGATTTGTTGTGGCGAACCCACCATAAGTGGCGTTTGCTCGACCATCGTCTCAAGACTGGGACCTCCGCGATATACAGGAGAATGATCGAAATATGGACGGAAGGTCTCTAGAGCATCTTGAGAGCGCTCATTGACAAACACCTGTGCTCCCAAGCCAACAACTGCTTGTGCAGCAGTGCCATGGCCCCAGTGCACAAAGCGATTGCGATACAAGGCTACGAGTCTACGAAAATGGTCAACTGGCCAGAAAATTCCATTTGCAAAGAAACCATTGCCATAGTATGCCGCCTGTTCAGCTATCTCCGGCGTTCGAATTGAGCCGTGCCACACAAATGGCGGCACATCATCCAGTGGCCTTGGGATAGCTGTAAATCCTTGCAGCGGGGTACGGAACTGACCGGACCAATCCACTACATCCTCATGCCACAGACGATGCAAGAGATTGTAATTCTCAAGAGCGAGAGCCAGTCCCTGCC from the Bifidobacterium sp. genome contains:
- a CDS encoding CE1758 family FMN-dependent luciferase-like monooxygenase, whose protein sequence is MTDSMEAIIAANSSKISPARPGPMEFGVMSVSDVTKNPVSGEVPSESARLKSTLRQAVISEQAGFDVFAIGEHHNPPFWSSSPTTFLAAVAAQTQRITLSTSTTLITTNDPVNLAEQYAVLQHVADGRVDLMLGRGNTAPVYPWFGKDIRQGLALALENYNLLHRLWHEDVVDWSGQFRTPLQGFTAIPRPLDDVPPFVWHGSIRTPEIAEQAAYYGNGFFANGIFWPVDHFRRLVALYRNRFVHWGHGTAAQAVVGLGAQVFVNERSQDALETFRPYFDHSPVYRGGPSLETMVEQTPLMVGSPQQIIDRVLAQHEVYGDYARQIFLVDHGGLPAEMVDKQLDMLGELVLPVLRKEIAAIRAPEAVATPSHADLIHAKYGDGDVRQPKPKENRGDNVTGTSPYTDSDPAQRVELPKMY